GATGCCAGCGCCGTGCGAAGGCGGCGCCGTCGTCACCAACGGAACATCGCGACGGCCGCGGCCTCTTCCGGCATCCGCGCCGGATCGAGGACGACGACCTCCCCCCCGCGGGACAGGACGATCTCGGCGAGGTCGTCCAGGACGTCGTCGTCCTGCGGCCCCGTCTGCCCGGCGTGCAGCGTCACCTCGCCGGTCGTCCGGTCCACCCGGCCGAAGAGCGGACGCCGGTCGGAGACCAGGAGGCGACGGACCCGTCCGAGAACGGCGGCCTCGGCGATATGCGTGAGGATGTCCGACGCGAGCCCCCGGTCGTGCTGCTCCCGAAACTCCCCGACGAGGGCCTCGTCCCGCGCATCCAGCGCCTTCCGGGCCTCGGGGAGCGTTCGCGCGTACAGCTCGTCCGTCCCGGCGTCGTCGACGGCACCCTCCACGAACTCGGCATTGAGCCCGGATGGCCCGCAGGCCTCGCGGAAGGCGGGCAGGAGAGGGCCGGCCCCCGCCACGACGACCGGCGCGCGATCGTCGAGCACCCGGCCCAGTGCCGCGCCGACGGCGCGGAAGAAACGCAGCAGCTCCTCCCGGCGGCTTCCGTCGCTCTCGGCGGGCGCCTTTCCGGGGCCCGATCCTGCGGACCGGGACCCGCCCCGGGACGACCCGCCCCGTCCGCCCGCCGCGCCGACCGGAACGTTCTCGACGCGCTCCGGCAGGCCGGGGACGTGCCGCGGGACGAGACCGCGCTCCGAGCTCTCGAAGAGGGCGACCTTTCGGGAGGACAGAGAGAGGACGAAGTAGCGATGGCGATCCTGGAGACACTTGAGAATCGGCTTCACGTGGAAGCTGTCGGCGACGACGGCTCTCTCGGGGGGAGCGGGCCAGAGCCGGTAGACCTCGAAGAGGCCTTCGGCGCGGAACACCGCGAGACCGTCGGGACCGGGCCCGAAAACGTCGGCCGCCCCTGCGATCCCGGTGAGCGGCGCGAGAAGCTCCTTCACGAGGCGGACGTCGTAGCGCTCGCCGAGCAGCGCCTCGACCTGTCGGACCAGCGCGCGGAACCGGACCGGGGCCATCGCGAGATCGGGACCGTGCCGGGGAAGGGGGAGGAACAGCGAGATGCACGGTTCGGTACGGGGCGAGAGAAGGTTCTGGAGGTCTTCAGAGGTCGGCTTCTTCGGCATGGGCGAGTCCCTCCGGTGCCCTCGCTAGAACGATAAGGGGGGGGCACCGCATTCCCGCCACTCTCCCGCCGCTCGACGCCTCTCACGGGGTAGCATCGAGGGGTGTGGAGGCGTCGCCCGGCAATGATCGGGCTCGTTGTCGTGGTGCTGCTGGCGGCAGGGGCATGCCGGGAACGGGACCGTGGCCGCGAGCTCCACGTCATCTGGCCGACCGACGTCGAGACGCTCGACCCGAACCAGAAGTTCGAGTTCGTGACCGACACCTTCGCGATGAACGTCTTCGACCCGCTCGTTCGGTACGACCGGCAGATGGCGTTCACCGGCGGCCTCGCGACGTCCTGGGAGATCCAGGACGGCTCCGTCTGGAGATTCCGCCTTCGCGAAGGCGTGAGGTTCCACGACGGATCGACGTTGACCGCGGACGATGTCGCGTACTCGATCGACCGCCTCAAGGCCCTGCCCGACCGGGACATCCACCGGTACGTCTCGGCGATCACCGAGGTCCGCGTCGTGGATCCGCTGACGATCGACGTGCGCTCCGAGCGCCCGGCCGGTCTCCTCTCGGTCCTCTCCTTCGTCTACGTCCTGCCGAAGCGGACCGTCGAACGCCTCGGAACCGAGGAGTTCTTCCGCGCCCCATCCGGGACAGGCCCCTACCGGGTTGCAGGGTGGAAGAAGGGTGACTTCCTGAGACTGGAGGCCCACCCCGACTACTGGGGCGATCGCCCCTCGGTGCGGGCCGCTCTCTTCCGGGTCGTCACGGAAGACGATGCCATGTGGACCGAGGCGCGCCGCCTCTCCCCGGCGATCGTCTTCTCCCCCACGCGCACGACATGGGCCGCGCACCGCGACGACGCCTGGTTCCGTCTCGTCGAACGCCCGGGGCTCGGCGTTCACTTCCTGGCGCTGCGCGTTTCCGGGGGCCCCGCCAATCCCCTCTCCGACGTCCGGGTCCGGCGGGCCCTGCGGGCCGCCATCGACACCCGCAAGGTCGCCTCTGCGCTCCCCGGCGAAGGGGCCTTCCCCGCCAGCCAGCTCGTTCCGCCCGCCATCATCGGGTTCAATCCCGACCTCTCCGTTCCCGCTTTCGTTCCCGGAGCTGCCCGGAGCATGCTCGAAGAGGCTGGATTCCGGCAGTCCGAGCCGCTGCGGTTCCTCACCCTGAAGGGAGGCGGGCCGCTCGGCCGGGAGATCATCTCGGCACTGGGCGCCGCGGGAGTCGAGGTGCGCGAGGAGCAGGTCAGCATCGAGGAGTTCGAGCGCCGCTCCACCGCCTGCGACGCCGACCTCTTCTTCTCGGGGTGGATCTGCGCCACCGGGGACGCGGGGGAGCTCTTCGAGGGGAACTTCTACTCGAAGGGGTCCAGGGGAAATGCGTGCGGTTACGGTTCCGGCGAGCTGGACGCGGCGGTGGAGATGATCGGAAGGACCCTCGACCCCGCCGCCCGGCGCGACTTGCTGCAGCAGGCGATGAAGCGGCTCGTCGACGACCTCCCCTGGATCCCGCTCATCGTCACCTACGACCGCCACGCCCTGACCCCGGGCGTCGTCTGGGAGACCCGGGCCGACGGCCAGCTCGATCTGCGCGACGTGAGGCTGAAGTGACGGCCGGCCGCACGTCCCTGCGCCGCCGTTTCGCCCTCATCTTCTCCGCGCTGATGGGCGCTCTCCTCCTCATCGTCTCGGGAACGCTCATCTTCGTGCGGGTGAGGGATCAGAAGGCCCTCCTCGAAAGGTACGCCCTCGGCTTCGCGAAGACGACGAACAACCAGCTCTGCAGCGCGTGGGGGCTCTACTACCGGGCGTACAAGTTCCGCGACATCGTCCGCGACACGATGCAGCTGAACGAGGACCTGCACCGCCTCTTCATCCTGTCGGTGTCGGGCGACGTCCTCTTCGACTCGATGGAGAGCCCCGACCTGATGCTCCTGCCGAAGCTCCCCAGGCGCCGCCTCGCGGACCCGGACCTCGTCTCGGTGGCGAGCCTCCAGGACGCCTGGTCCGAGCGGCGGGAGCTCGCCGGGGTCGGGCCCGTCCTGCTCGTGAGCACGCCCTACTTCGAGGAGTGGGGCCGGCACCCCTACTCGGTCCTCTACATCTTCAAGTACGACAAGGTCTGGGAACGGGTCGCCTCGGACCTCCAGTCGACTCTCTTTCTCGTCCTCCTCGCACTCGCGACGGTCGCCGGCTTCGCGTCCTGGATGGCGGGGCGGGTCGCCCGGCCGCTCCTCGGGCTGACCGAGAGCGTCCGCTCGTTCTCCGAAGGGAAGCTGAAGTCCCTTCCGCACGTTCGGACGGGCGACGAGATCGAGTCCCTCGCCGAGGCGTTCAACAGGATGTCCGAGCGGATCCAGCAGCAGGTCGAGCGGCTCGAGACGGCCAACCGCGAGCTCGCCACGCTCGACCGCATGAAGACCGACCTCCTCGCGAACGTCTCCCACGAGCTGAGGACCCCGCTGGCCGCGATCCGGGGCTACGTCGAGTTCATCCAGGAGGGGCAGCTCGGTCCGACGACCGACGCCCAGAGGAAGGGGCTCGAGGTCTGCCTCCGAAACTCCGAGCGGCTCACGAAGACCATCAACATGCTCCTGGACTTCTCGAGGATGGAGCTCGGCCGGGTTCCGATTCGCCCGGCCCCGTTCCAGATCGGGCGACTCCTCGCCCAGATCGTCGCGGGCATCGAGGCCGATGCCCGCAAGCGCCGCATCCGGCTGAAGACGGTCGTCGAGCGGGACCTGAAGCCCGTCGACGGCGACCGCGACCGGCTCACGCAGGTGCTCGAGAACCTGATCACGAATGCCCTGAAGTTCACGCCCGACGGCGGCGAGGTCGAGGTCGGGGCCCGTCCCTCGCCGGACGAACGTCACGTCGAGGTCTGGGTCGCCGACACCGGCATCGGCATCCCGCCCGAGGAGCGCAGCCGGGTCTTCGACAAGTTCTACCAGACCGACGGCTCGGCGACGCGGCGGTTCGGCGGCATCGGCCTCGGGCTCGCCATCGTCAAGTCGATCCTCGACGCCCACGGAGCGGAGATCGTCGTCGACGGTCGCGTCGGCTCGGGCTCCGTCTTCCGCTTCTCCCTCCCGGTCGCAGCGGCCCAGACGGAGTCGGGCGTCTTCCACGGCCTCGTCACACCCGACGGCTCGACGACCGAGATCCTCGCGATCGACGACGACTCCGACTTCCTCGCGATCCTCGGGGAGACCCTGGGAAAGCACGGTTTCGCCGTGAGGACCGCGTCGACCGCCGCGGAGGGACTCGCCGCCGCCCGGGAGAGGCCTCCCCTCCTGATCGTCCTCGACATCCGCCTCCCCGACCGCGACGGTCTCGACCTCCTGCAGGAGCTTCGCGAGGACGACGCGACCCGCAGGACCCCGATCCTCGTCGCGTCGGTCGTCGACGAGCGGCTCGAGGGCCTGCGCCTCGGAGCCGTCGAGTACCTCGTCAAGCCCATCGACCGGGGCCGCCTCGTCGAAGCGGCGGTTCGCGCGCTGCACGCCCGGGGCGGTCGCCTCCCGTCCGGCGAGATCGCAGCCGCTCCAGAAGCCTGAAGCCCCTCTGCGACGTCCTTTTGCTCTAAGATCGCTTCGTCATCCGGGTCTGGGTAGGGCGCGAGGAGGGACAGATGTCCCAGAGGCAACGGACAATCCTGATCGTCGACGACGAGGAGGACGTCCTCGACCTGCTCCAGCTCGTCTTCGAGACGAGCGGATTCGAGGTGAGACGCGCCTCGACCGGGAAGTCCGCGGTCTCGAGCGCCTACGAGCAGCCGCCCGACGTCGTCCTCCTCGACGTGATGATGCCCGAGATGGACGGCTGGCAGGTCCTTCGAACCCTCAAGGGAGACGAGCGGACCCGGCACATCCCGGTCGTGATGCTCTCCGCCCGCGCCGAGCGGCGCGACAAGATGATCGGGCTGCAGGAAGGTGCGGAGGGCTACATCGCCAAGCCGTTCTCCCCCGCCGAGGTCGTCCGCGAAGTCCAGAGCTTTCTCGAGCGGGGCCCGTGAGCGTCCGGGGCCCGGCCTCGGGCGAGCTGTTCGACTCTGCGTCGATGCGGGCGGAGTGGCTCCAGAACCGGGCTCGGCTGCACGACCTCGCCACGGGCCTTCCCACGCTCCCCGCGGTCGTCGACGAGGTCCGCCGCCAGCTCGAAGACCACGGCTCCATCGCCCTTCTCGCGTTCGCCCTCGCGACCGAGAGGCAGGTCGAGGAGATCTGGGGCTGGCAGTTCTACGACGACCTGATCCGCGACTTCGTCGCCGGCCTGCGCCGTGAAGCGGAGCGTGGCATCCTCCCGGCAGGCATCTTCTGCGTCCCGGCCGTCCGGAGCGACGAGGTCCTCTGTTTCGTACCGACGCAGATCCGAAACGGCTCGAACGTCCTGCCGAACGAGTGGCTCTCCGGTCTCGCGGCGCAGATGGACGGCTTCGTCGCGGCCTTCCTCGCCGAACGCCTCACGTCGATCGACAAGTACTCTTCCCACGTCGGACAGGCGCTGATCCTCTTCGACCCGAAGGTGCGCGTCGAGCGGGCCGTCTATCGCGGCCTGACCGAGGCCCGCGGCGAGGTCTACCGACGGACGGCGAACGCGGAGGAGCGCGGGACCGAGATCCTCAGGGGGATCCTCGCCGAGCGCCGGATCGTGTCGCTCTTCCAGCCGATCCACGACCTCGTCGAGGAACGCGTGACGGGCATCGAGGCGCTCTCGCGCGGCCCGGCCGGGAGCGGCCTCGAGGACGCGGAAAGGCTCTTCTCCCTCGCCGAGAAGGCGGGTCTCGTCATCCCCCTCGAGCGCCTCTGCCGCCGGCGTTCGCTGGAAGAGGCGGCCCGGGCGCAATGGGGTCAGCTCATCTTCCTCAACATGTCACCCGCGGCAGCCCAGGACGCCGACTTCCTCGGCGGGCTTCTCGTGAGGGAGGTCCTCGACCTCTACCTCGACCCCCGGCAGGTCGTCATCGAGGTGACCGAGCGGACCTACGCGGAGAACCAGGTCCTCTTTTCGAGCGTCCTCGGCGAGCTCCGGAAGGAAGGATTCCGCATCGCGGTCGACGACCTCGGCTCCGGGTATTCGAACCTCTCCGCCCTCGCCGACATCCGGCCGGAGTTCCTGAAGTTCGACCACCTCTTCACGAAGGACATCCACCGCAACAGGATCAAGCAGGACCTCCTCGGCGCCATCCTTTCGTTCGCGATGAAGATGGAGACCCAGGTCATCGCCGAGGGCATCGAGTCGCTGGACGAGCTCGAGGCCCTGCGCCGCCTCGGCGTCCCGCTGGGCCAGGGGTTCTACCTCGGCCGTCCCGGCCCCATCGAGTCCATCGCCGCCTGACGTTCGTGACCGGAGCACCAGGCATGCCTTCCTCCGCCGGCGAGGACGAAACCGCCGACCTGCGCACCGAAGTGCAGGAGCTGAGGAAGCTGAAGGCCCTCGACGGCCTGCTCGCGACACTGTCGGACGTCCTCGACGTCCGGGAGGTCTTCGACCGGGTCTCCGAGATCGCCCGGCCCGTCCTTCCCCACGATGCCCTCATCCTCGGCCGGGTCACGCCGGACCGGCAAGGCATCCGCATCTGGGCCCACACCGCCGCTGCGGTGGGAATCCCGATTCCGACCGTCGTTCCCCTTCCCGATCCCGAGCTCCTGAGCCGCGACTGGGACTTCATGCTCCTCGACGACATCACCGCGAGCGAGACGCTGCGCCGCCTGAACCACCCTCTCCTGAGGTTCGGCTTCCGATCCGTCCTGCGCGTCCCGCTGAAGGAGGATGGCCTGATCGTCGGAGGGCTGAACGTCGTCTCCTTCCAGCCCGGCGCTTACTCGGAGAAGGACGTCCTCATCGCCCGACGGATCGCCGACTTCGTCCATCTCGCCCTGTCGCACCACCGTCTCGCCGAAGAGGCCCGGAATGCCGCCGAGGCGCAGGAGCGTGCGCGACAGCTCGAGAGCCGCGTCGAGGGGCTCGCCGCGGAGCTCACGGCACGAGGGCGCCCGGCGCGCATCGTCGGCGTGTCCGTGCCGTGGAAAGAGGTCCTGACGCAGGCGACGAAGGTCGCCGCCACCGAGACGACCGTCCTGCTCGGGGGCGAATCCGGAACCGGCAAGGAGGTGCTCGCCCGATACCTCCACGCCTCGTCGCGCCGCGCCCGGGGCCCGTTCGTCGCGCTGAACTGCGCCGCCCTGCCCGACGCGCTGCTGGAGTCCGAGCTCTTCGGCTACGAGAAGGGGGCGTTCACCGGGGCCCAGTCGTCCAAGCCGGGACGCATCGACCTCGCACAGGGAGGCGTCCTCTTCCTCGACGAGATCGGCGAGACGAGCCCGTCCGTCCAGGCCAAGCTCCTGCGCGTCCTCCAGGAACGCGAGTTCCAGAGGCTGGGTGGGACGAAGACCCTGAAGGCCGACATCCGCGTCGTCGCCGCCACGAACCGCGACCTGCGTTCGGCGATGGCGCGCGGCACGTTCCGCGAGGATCTGTACTACAGGCTCGCCGTCTTCGAGATCCGGATCCCGGCGCTCCGCGAACGCCCGGAAGACATCCTCCCTCTCGCCGGCGTCTTCCTCGAGGAGATCGGCGCCGAGCTGGGGCGTCCCGCAGCCGGGATCTCGCGCGACGCGAAGGAAGCGCTGCTTCGGTACCCATGGCCCGGAAACATCCGCGAGCTCCGAAACGTCCTCGAGCGGGCGTCGATCCTCTGCGACGGCGGTCTCGTGACTCACGAGCACCTCGCGACGCCGACCGGGACGGTCGCGACGAGCACGCCGGCGGACGGGGCGATCGACTCTCCTCGCCGCAAGGCGAGCACTTCATGGGCGCCTTCTCCTCCGAACCCCGAGCGGTCTCGGCCGGGGGACCTGGCCACCTCACTTGCAGACGTGGAACGCACCGCAATCGAGAGAGCACTCGAGGAGGCCCGGTTCAACAAGAGCCGGGCGGCCAGGGCACTCGGAATCACCAGGGGTGAGCTCTACGGAAAACTCCGACGTCTCGGAATAGACACGACAACCTGACTCCCCGGGAACAATCTGCTCATTTCCGAGCAGACTAACCGCGCTTCCCTCGATCGCCCGGTCGGTGGAAAATCCTTCTATCTATATGTACAGCAACTGATTAAGCACTGTCTCTGGCGGGGTATGGCGTCCGGCAGCCGAATTGCTTTGTCACCGTCCGGAAGGATGCCCCAATGTCTCAGAAGACCGTGGAACGGATCCTTGGAAAGCTCGCCACCGACGAAGAGGTCCGGCAGCACTTCAGGAAAGCACCGGAAGCGACGCTCGCCGACCTGGCCGGAGAGAACTTCCCCCTCACGCCGGTTGAGAGCGAGGCCCTTCGCGCCCTCGACGCCGACCTGCTCGACCGTTTCGCCGACGGCCTGGATCCCCGAATCCAACGCGTCCGGATTCCCTCCGGCGCCACTGAAGGGGGCCCCTCGTGACGGCCCGCACCCCTGCCCTTCTGATCGTCCTTCTCCTCTTGCCCTCCCTCGTTCTCGCCGCGGCTCCGCCGGTCGACGTCCCGCTCACCCTCGCCGAGGCGCGCGCCCGCGCCCTCGAGAAGAACGTCGACCTCCGCGTCGAGCGCGAGAACGCGGCGATCAGCGCCTCGGGCGAGTTGCGGTCCGAAGGGGCGTATGACCCGACCCTGCGCGCCGACGCCCGCTGGCGCGACCGGACCGACCCGGTCAATTCCATCCTGTCGGGGGCCCCGGCGGGAGAGCTCGCGCCGAACACCTCCGGCTACGTCGCCAACCTCGGGATCTCGCAGCTCCTCCCGACCGGCGGCACCGTCGCCCTGACGACCTCGGCCTCGCGCGACGAGACGACGAACGTCTTCTCGATCCTCTCCCCCTCCTGGTCGACCTCCATCGGGCTCGAGCTCCGCCAGCCGCTCCTGCGCAACCTCTCCGTCGACCCCGCCCGGCAGAGCCTGCGGGTCGCGCGCGTCGACAGGACCCGCTCGGCCGCCTCGCTCGCGCGGGTGACCGCGGAGATCGTCGCCGCCGTCGAGCGC
The sequence above is a segment of the Holophagales bacterium genome. Coding sequences within it:
- a CDS encoding response regulator, which produces MTAGRTSLRRRFALIFSALMGALLLIVSGTLIFVRVRDQKALLERYALGFAKTTNNQLCSAWGLYYRAYKFRDIVRDTMQLNEDLHRLFILSVSGDVLFDSMESPDLMLLPKLPRRRLADPDLVSVASLQDAWSERRELAGVGPVLLVSTPYFEEWGRHPYSVLYIFKYDKVWERVASDLQSTLFLVLLALATVAGFASWMAGRVARPLLGLTESVRSFSEGKLKSLPHVRTGDEIESLAEAFNRMSERIQQQVERLETANRELATLDRMKTDLLANVSHELRTPLAAIRGYVEFIQEGQLGPTTDAQRKGLEVCLRNSERLTKTINMLLDFSRMELGRVPIRPAPFQIGRLLAQIVAGIEADARKRRIRLKTVVERDLKPVDGDRDRLTQVLENLITNALKFTPDGGEVEVGARPSPDERHVEVWVADTGIGIPPEERSRVFDKFYQTDGSATRRFGGIGLGLAIVKSILDAHGAEIVVDGRVGSGSVFRFSLPVAAAQTESGVFHGLVTPDGSTTEILAIDDDSDFLAILGETLGKHGFAVRTASTAAEGLAAARERPPLLIVLDIRLPDRDGLDLLQELREDDATRRTPILVASVVDERLEGLRLGAVEYLVKPIDRGRLVEAAVRALHARGGRLPSGEIAAAPEA
- a CDS encoding response regulator, with amino-acid sequence MSQRQRTILIVDDEEDVLDLLQLVFETSGFEVRRASTGKSAVSSAYEQPPDVVLLDVMMPEMDGWQVLRTLKGDERTRHIPVVMLSARAERRDKMIGLQEGAEGYIAKPFSPAEVVREVQSFLERGP
- a CDS encoding EAL domain-containing protein — protein: MSVRGPASGELFDSASMRAEWLQNRARLHDLATGLPTLPAVVDEVRRQLEDHGSIALLAFALATERQVEEIWGWQFYDDLIRDFVAGLRREAERGILPAGIFCVPAVRSDEVLCFVPTQIRNGSNVLPNEWLSGLAAQMDGFVAAFLAERLTSIDKYSSHVGQALILFDPKVRVERAVYRGLTEARGEVYRRTANAEERGTEILRGILAERRIVSLFQPIHDLVEERVTGIEALSRGPAGSGLEDAERLFSLAEKAGLVIPLERLCRRRSLEEAARAQWGQLIFLNMSPAAAQDADFLGGLLVREVLDLYLDPRQVVIEVTERTYAENQVLFSSVLGELRKEGFRIAVDDLGSGYSNLSALADIRPEFLKFDHLFTKDIHRNRIKQDLLGAILSFAMKMETQVIAEGIESLDELEALRRLGVPLGQGFYLGRPGPIESIAA
- a CDS encoding sigma 54-interacting transcriptional regulator: MLLDDITASETLRRLNHPLLRFGFRSVLRVPLKEDGLIVGGLNVVSFQPGAYSEKDVLIARRIADFVHLALSHHRLAEEARNAAEAQERARQLESRVEGLAAELTARGRPARIVGVSVPWKEVLTQATKVAATETTVLLGGESGTGKEVLARYLHASSRRARGPFVALNCAALPDALLESELFGYEKGAFTGAQSSKPGRIDLAQGGVLFLDEIGETSPSVQAKLLRVLQEREFQRLGGTKTLKADIRVVAATNRDLRSAMARGTFREDLYYRLAVFEIRIPALRERPEDILPLAGVFLEEIGAELGRPAAGISRDAKEALLRYPWPGNIRELRNVLERASILCDGGLVTHEHLATPTGTVATSTPADGAIDSPRRKASTSWAPSPPNPERSRPGDLATSLADVERTAIERALEEARFNKSRAARALGITRGELYGKLRRLGIDTTT